In Tripterygium wilfordii isolate XIE 37 chromosome 15, ASM1340144v1, whole genome shotgun sequence, one DNA window encodes the following:
- the LOC119979947 gene encoding protein CDI, which yields MSLSSNGKVHSVDANGDVQKPFKIFVGYDPREDIAYQVCRRSLLKRASVPIEISPIVQSDLRKEGLYWRERGQLESTEFSFTRFLTPYVANYEGWAMFVDCDFLYLADLKELTDLIDDKYAIMCVQHDYTPKETTKMDGAVQTIYPRKNWSSMVLYNCGHPKNKVLTPEVVNTQTGAFLHRFQWLEDDDIGTIPFVWNFLEGHNKVVENDATTFPKAIHYTRGGPWFDAWKNCDFADLWLNEMEEYIKEAKKKAEN from the coding sequence ATGAGTTTGAGCAGCAATGGCAAGGTTCACTCCGTGGATGCTAATGGAGATGTCCAAAAACCCTTCAAGATCTTTGTGGGTTATGATCCACGTGAAGACATTGCGTATCAGGTTTGTCGCCGTTCCCTCTTGAAGCGAGCCTCAGTCCCCATTGAGATCTCGCCAATTGTACAATCAGATCTTAGAAAGGAAGGGCTGTATTGGCGCGAAAGAGGCCAATTAGAGAGCACTGAGTTCTCTTTTACTCGTTTCTTGACCCCATACGTGGCAAATTATGAGGGTTGGGCAATGTTTGTCGACTGTGATTTCCTTTACCTGGCTGATTTGAAGGAATTGACGGATCTGATTGATGATAAGTATGCAATAATGTGTGTTCAACATGATTACACCCCAAAGGAGACTACAAAAATGGATGGGGCAGTACAAACAATTTACCCTAGGAAGAATTGGTCATCAATGGTTTTGTACAATTGTGGGCATCCAAAGAACAAGGTGTTGACTCCTGAAGTTGTGAATACGCAGACAGGTGCCTTTCTTCACAGGTTTCAGTGGCTTGAGGATGATGACATTGGGACTATTCCATTTGTTTGGAATTTTCTTGAGGGGCATAACAAGGTTGTTGAGAATGATGCTACAACATTTCCCAAAGCAATACATTATACTCGCGGAGGGCCCTGGTTTGACGCTTGGAAGAACTGTGATTTTGCAGATTTGTGGTTGAATGAGATGGAGGAGTACATCAAGGAAGCCAAGAAGAAAGCTGAAAACTAA